A window of Maioricimonas rarisocia genomic DNA:
CTGGACAAGCCAGCAGTGGCACCCTGCGCCGTTTCGATGAAGGGTACCTCGACCGCATCACGCCACCGGATGTTCGTTACCGTAATCCCAGCAATCCGAAGTCACCCGTTGACCCGGCAAATTGGGAGCAGCACCGACACATCTTTGGCTACGGCGACCTTCCTGCCGACTTCGGATTCTAGGAGCATTGGCAATGGAAGAATTGCTTCGTCAATTGTTGAATCGATTGGAACAAGTCAGTACCGATCACGAAGAGTTGTACGACACGGAATGCAGGGAACGCATGGGCAACGCCGTGATGGATGGCTTTGTGCGAAACAAGAGTGACTTCGTTTTGGGTGACGATTTCGGACTGCACGCAGCAGTAGCCAATCTCGCTATCAAAGAAGCTCTTGCCGAGTACATCACCCAAGCGAACTCGCAGGCAGCAGAACTTGGCATCACCGATTTTCACGAGCGGCTTGCTGCGTTCCAGAACTCCGATGTGGAATCCGACGAAGAGGGAAGTGTCTACGACGATTTCTTTGGTCATTCGGCTCCCGATGCATTCGATTCCACAGGGAATGTGATCGGGTGATTGTGAGGCACGCCCATTTGCATGAGGGCCGCGGCGTCACGAAAGCGATGCCGGGCATTCGCTTCAACGCTTTGGTTTCTCCATCACGATCTTCGCAGGCCGTGCCGGTTTAATGGGTCGCAGCTTGGCCGGTTGAGCAGGCTTCCACGGCTCGCGGCGTTGTCGTCTCTCGCGCGGCACGGCTGACGGCCACGGCAGGGTGGCAACTGCCTCCGTGAGCCTTCCTCGTGCTCCGTGCACTCGCTTGCGCTTCGTGCTGGTATCCTGGGGGCGGTTCGCCGCTGAGCTCCAGGGCAGCCTCTGCCTGCCGCTTGATCCAGCCAAGCCATCCAGGTCGAAAGCCCGCCGGCTGCGACCGGTGGGCCACTCACTCTGCCGTGCCCTCCAGCCGCGCACAAAAAAAGCCCTCCCGCGGGACAATCGTCCACCCGGAAGGGCTTTGAATCTACTCCAAGTACACCCCGCAGGATTCGAACCTGCAACCTTCGGTTCCGTAGACCGATGCTCTATCCAATTGAGCTAGGGGTGCGTCCATGTCGCTCCAGGAAAACCGATTCTACCGACGACCAGCGGCCGCCGCAGTCTCCCTGCGAGAGACGGATGATTGCACAAACGGGCCGGCGACGCAAGAAACCGGCACCCGTTCGCTCAAGATTCTCGTAAACCGTTGCCCGCAAACATTGTGCGGCCGATTCGACCCCTCCAGACGATCGCTCCGCGTCACTTCTCCCCCGCCGCCGCCTCGCTCCGCGCCAGCGTAATCATCATCCCGTCCGGCAGCCGCTCGCAGCCGAGGTGACGCATCATGTTCACCAGCTGGGCCGTCGTGTACTGCGCGTGCAGGCACAGGTGCAGCAGCACGTCCGCCAGCCGCGTGCCGTGGACGCGACCCGCCCCCGAACTCGAGCTCATCTTCCGCACGATCTTCTCGAGCGATTCCGGCGTGAGGCTCTCCAGGTACTCCGCCCACTCGACATTCACCCGTTCCCACCGCGACCGCAGGTCGGCAAGGTCGCTCGCTGCCCCCTCCCCCTCCTGATTGCCGGGGATCCGACCGGGCACGTCACCCGGCGTGAGCGGATTCTCGTCCCCCCGAATCGCCGCCAGCCAGACGTACTCGGCTCCGTACAGATGACACAGCGTCTTCCAGACCGAGCCCTGCCCGATCGGAAACGTCTGTCGCAACTGCTCCGGCGTGAGGTCTTCGGCCGCATCGAGCAGTCGCTCGTGGGCCCACGTCCGATGCTGATGCAGCCGCCTGATCAGATCGACTGAATCCATTGTGACCCGCCTTCCCTCTGATTTCGGTGCGTCCCGTTCACAGACAGCACAAACGGACGTACGGTTCGCCCGCATCGCCGCCAGTGCAGATTTTCATCCAACGGCCGCGCCGCGCGAAGTCGTACCAGAGATAGCACATCTCACGCGACCGCCGCTTCGGCAACTTCTTTCGCAAGCCCCTCGCCAGGGAGAATCGGCATGTCTGCGCCCAGGGTCCGCCCCCCGTTCCTCATCGCGCTGTACAACCACAATCCCTTCTACGTCATCAGCGTGCTGCTCATGCTGTATGCCGTGCGCAGTGCCTACGGCGAACTGCAGGTCGGCACGATCAACACCGGCCTGATGATGGGAATTCTGGCCGGCTACACCTCCCTGCTCGCCGCCATCGCCGTGCTGATCATCCGCCAGGGGAAGGTCTGGGAAGACGCCCGCTCGATCGTCGTCCTGCTGCTCCTCCTGTTTCTGGCCGTCTCCGTCAGTGCCGACGACCTGTTCGTGCGTATGGAATCCGCTCTCGGCGGAGCCCTCATCCTCCTGTGCGGCTACATCTTTTCGGCCGTCGTGATGGAATCGGTCAACTTCGGAGCCCGCATTCGCCTCGGCATGGCGTACCGCATTCCCTACCACCTGATGTTCGCCCTGTTCTACCTCGCCCCCTGGTGGTGCTCGCCGGAGCTGCACCCCCGCACCGCCACGCAGCTCGAGTGGACGATCTTCCTCTTCCCCGTCGTTGCTGCCGGCCTGATGCTCACCCTCCTGCCGGCCGCCCGCTTCGGCCCCGCCTACGCGAACGCCAACGGCACCCCATGGCGGTGGCCGCTGTTTCCGTGGGTCGGATTCGGCATGCTGTTCTTCGCGGTCGGAATGCGCACGTTCGCGCTGGCGATGACCTTTGGACAGACCGGTCCGATCTGGGTTCATCTCAAGAGCGGCGGCCGCGCCATCGCCTTCGACACGATGTGGGGACCGTACTTCCTCATCCCGCCGGTCTTCGCCGTCCTCATGCTGCTGCTTGAAGGGAGCCTCTCGACTGGCAACCGCAGACTCACGGGCCGCGTCCTCCGCTGGGCTCCGATCCTTCTGCTGCTCGCCCTGCCGTACAGCAGCGGGCTCGTCTTCCGCGGCTTCCTCGACCGGGTGACCGAACAGATCGGTGCGCCGCTGTGGCTGTCCGTCTTTCTGCTGCTCGGCTTCTACGGCTACGCGGTCGTTCGCCGCGTGCCGGGCGCCGGTGCTGCCGCGCTGGCGACGACACTGCTCCTGGCCGTCGTCGGACCGCAGACAACCAGTCTCCGCACTCTCACCCCCGTCGAACCCTGGCCGCTGTTCGTGGTCGGATCGATCCTTGTCATCGCCGCCGTGCGGAAACGCTCCTCGTTTGTGGGAACACTGGCTGCGGTCCTGCTCACCACAGGTCTCTGGCACGTCCTGCCGGAAACGCTGCAGACCCGCTTCCG
This region includes:
- a CDS encoding DinB family protein → MDSVDLIRRLHQHRTWAHERLLDAAEDLTPEQLRQTFPIGQGSVWKTLCHLYGAEYVWLAAIRGDENPLTPGDVPGRIPGNQEGEGAASDLADLRSRWERVNVEWAEYLESLTPESLEKIVRKMSSSSGAGRVHGTRLADVLLHLCLHAQYTTAQLVNMMRHLGCERLPDGMMITLARSEAAAGEK